The genomic interval CTCGCCAGTTTTCAAACGTGACGAAATTTGACTCAATTCTTTCAAATCAGTTTCTGAAATGTTAATTTCACTGGAAACTAGTAATGTTGACCTATTGAAGTTGAAAACATCTTCGAGAGTAAGCATTAGAATATTACGGGCTTCTCTTTCAGAATAAATCTCCTTTAAATTATCACACCAAACTCTGGTAAGTTCTTTGAAATCCCGCATGGTTCAAAGATAATTACGAATTCCGAATTTCGAATGCCTAATTATGTATTTCAGCTGAAACTGCAGGTTTCAATTTGGCAATTTTTAAATCTATTCACCACTTTTCATCGGGTTAATTTGGCTTTTCGGCTATTTTTTTTTGAATTCTAAATGTAACTTGTTAAATTTAGACGCGTTACATAGAAATAAACAACAAAAAAGTGAGATATCTTAAAATCATTTTTCTCGGAATTCTACTTAGCAGTCAAACACTGTATGCACAATTAGATAGCGAATTGGAAGCAGAATCAGTTGATTCTATTGTAGCTACTCCAAAAAAAATACTGCACGTTCCTGAGTTTCGGAAATACAATCCAGATACCATTCAGCTTTCCGAGAACGATTTGATTATTACAGATTCATACACTGCACTTGGACAACCTTATGTTTATGATGCTTTGCATTCATTCAATCGCAGAAGAATGGATGGTTTTGGTGGATTTTTGAATGACAAGATTAATGCTGGTTTAGCCGAAATTCGCAGCAAAGGTTTTCCTTCTGATTTAAAGAAATTATACATTCAAATTGACCCTACAACCTTAACCGTTCATTGGACAGCAGTAGTTGGACCTAGTTTAGATGGAAGATGTTATATGCATGTCGACAGTCGTGGTTCGGCAGGAGGCGGATTACCTGCAGTTCAAAAACAATGTCCACGTATGCATCGATTGCATTCAGAATTGATTCCAGTGAAACAATTGGAGTTTAATGATAACGTACTACAATGCTATAATT from Fluviicola taffensis DSM 16823 carries:
- a CDS encoding LysM peptidoglycan-binding domain-containing protein produces the protein MRYLKIIFLGILLSSQTLYAQLDSELEAESVDSIVATPKKILHVPEFRKYNPDTIQLSENDLIITDSYTALGQPYVYDALHSFNRRRMDGFGGFLNDKINAGLAEIRSKGFPSDLKKLYIQIDPTTLTVHWTAVVGPSLDGRCYMHVDSRGSAGGGLPAVQKQCPRMHRLHSELIPVKQLEFNDNVLQCYNWDGVKLDTVTHAINIQQHFYKYYDPQIGSSVTLAEVAQKDAEMLFVLVSAPTKAPVKSYKRYTVKQGDTLSQIAQKQHSSPAKIKKANGLRSDLIRVGQTLKIPR